A genomic segment from Amyelois transitella isolate CPQ chromosome 15, ilAmyTran1.1, whole genome shotgun sequence encodes:
- the LOC106135730 gene encoding uncharacterized protein LOC106135730, whose product MGESLLKEDPLSRIQREIIEVTEREREFKEGHFRINRLLSESTINVNHQNGHVNGDDDIKPQKALNRAVSTSHLLGPIAPSPPPVPTLLNTNGYTRRFTPQTGTKGIMQRFIANKGKIPVTSPVASSPTAVLTPPLSIPISPVITSPVQMPPAAITRTPEGKPVRKGFVPVEEKIQKELREMKDREHELKRMRKKQKPFDLEFSDSETTSESDEEDIPLPGKLKATKSIGELYEALNEELRSPSPRNSSGQDSLGSLKPAKSLAQLCDLEPGQEFLAPSSTRLIAQWESIIQQKQEAGAA is encoded by the exons ATGGGAGAA TCATTATTGAAGGAAGATCCCCTCTCCAGGATCCAGAGGGAAATCATTGAGGTTACAGAAAGAGAACGGGAATTCAAAGAGGGACACTTCAGGATAAACAGACTTTTGTCAGAATCTACTATCAATGTTAACCATCAGAATGGCCATGTCAACGGAGATGATGATATCAAACCCCAAAAAGCTCTCAACAGAGCAGTATCCACGTCACATCTACTTGGGCCGATTGCGCCATCTCCGCCTCCCGTCCCTACACTTTTGAATACAAATGGTTACACACGCCGGTTTACTCCCCAAACAGGGACGAAAGGTATCATGCAAAGGTTCATAGCAAACAAAGGAAAAATTCCAGTCACTTCTCCAGTAGCATCTTCCCCGACAGCTGTCCTAACACCTCCTCTTAGTATACCTATATCTCCGGTCATCACAAGTCCAGTCCAAATGCCTCCAGCCGCTATTACTCGTACACCCGAGGGAAAACCTGTAAGAAAAGGTTTCGTGCCGGTCGAGGAAAAGATTCAGAAAGAACTGAGGGAAATGAAAGATCGAGAACACGAACTCAAACGTATGAGGAAGAAACAAAAACCTTTCGACCTCGAGTTCAGCGACTCTGAAACAACATCGGAATCAGACGAAGAAGACATTCCATTGCCTGGCAAGCTAAAGGCAACTAAGTCAATAGGTGAACTATACGAAGCTCTGAATGAGGAATTACGTTCACCCTCGCCAAGAAACAGTTCTGGACAAGACTCTCTAGGTAGCCTGAAGCCAGCAAAATCGTTGGCACAACTTTGCGATCTCGAGCCTGGCCAAGAATTCCTTGCTCCAAGTTCGACGAGGTTAATTGCGCAGTGGGAATCCATTATACAACAAAAACAGGAAGCTGGGGCAGCTTAA
- the LOC106135729 gene encoding gastrula zinc finger protein XlCGF57.1-like produces the protein MDPNLCRVCLCKTGTVSLFGNQGNIQNCAKIMRCVNVSVVEGDGLPHSMCEGCAMELSVAYEFVLKCETSDKALRCVATDNFSDVDAKIELEDINGEDIKNELDFIDYDSDQLLDTIKQDYSETQLLRSKTEKSKVNKRFEIESEPDNIRNSVQRDLEQFTDILESYKKQESDHKKNNNLANERKKQRRSNRGPRSCEVCGLVTACQSALDIHMRTHTGEKPFQCNICKAQFRNKGGLKSHIESRHSFNREKKFTCEMCGSSFYRKNDIIIHMRTHTNEKPYVCSYCPRRFRQIACLIRHRRSHTGEKPYSCAICNKKFADKYFVKKHLIVHSDEKKYSCHLCNKSMKTRSALNTHLNLHKNQKQNICSFCGAAFNMKGNLQTHIRRLHSEKSGICSVCLKTFPDVEEHMRKHTGEKPFACKLCNQQYATERSLKQHTAFKHENAEKFKCSIGDCTRTFPTAMMLEFHLLKQHTNNTPYICHHCSRGFFRTCDLSRHLRVSHMDLQLKEPLNKTVY, from the coding sequence ATGGATCCAAATTTGTGCCGAGTATGTTTGTGTAAAACTGGTACCGTATCTCTATTTGGAAACCAGGGTAACATTCAAAATTGTGCCAAGATTATGCGTTGCGTGAACGTAAGTGTAGTGGAAGGCGATGGTTTACCACATTCGATGTGCGAAGGCTGTGCCATGGAGCTTAGTGTGGCGTACGAGTTCGTCCTAAAATGCGAAACATCTGATAAGGCGCTCCGTTGCGTGGCCACAGATAACTTCTCCGATGTCGACGCTAAGATCGAACTAGAAGATATCAATGGAGAAGACATTAAAAATGAActtgattttattgattatgATAGTGATCAACTATTAGACACTATTAAACAAGATTATTCAGAAACCCAACTTTTGAGGAGTAAAACAGAGAAATCAAAAGTGAATAAAAGGTTTGAGATTGAATCTGAACCAGATAATATAAGAAACAGTGTACAAAGGGACCTTGAACAATTTACAGACATATTAGAATCTTATAAGAAACAAGAATctgatcataaaaaaaataataatttagccaatgaaagaaaaaaacagaGACGGTCCAATAGAGGACCAAGGAGTTGTGAAGTGTGTGGGCTGGTGACTGCTTGCCAGTCTGCACTTGATATTCACATGCGCACACATACTGGAGAGAAACCATTCCAATGTAACATTTGTAAAGCCCAGTTTAGGAATAAAGGAGGCTTGAAAAGTCACATAGAATCCCGACACTCATTCAATAGAGAGAAAAAATTCACATGTGAAATGTGTGGCAGTAGCTTTTATAGgaaaaatgatataataatacatatgaGAACACATACTAATGAGAAACCTTATGTTTGTTCTTATTGCCCTCGTAGGTTTAGACAGATTGCTTGTCTAATACGTCACAGGCGTAGTCACACTGGAGAGAAGCCATATTCTTGtgcgatttgtaataaaaagtttgctgacaaatattttgttaaaaagcaTTTGATTGTGCATAGTGATGAAAAGAAATACTCATGTCACTTGTGCAACAAGTCTATGAAGACCAGAAGTGCATTGAATACCCATTTGAATTTGCATAAAAATCAGAAACAGAATATTTGCAGTTTCTGCGGGGCTGCTTTCAATATGAAAGGGAATTTGCAGACTCACATCCGCAGGTTACACTCTGAAAAGTCAGGCATATGTAGTGTTTGCTTGAAAACCTTTCCTGATGTAGAGGAGCATATGAGAAAGCATACTGGAGAGAAGCCTTTCGCATGCAAGCTGTGTAACCAACAATATGCTACAGAGCGTAGTCTAAAACAGCACACTGCCTTTAAACATGAGAACGCTGAAAAGTTTAAGTGTTCCATAGGAGATTGCACGAGAACATTCCCCACAGCTATGATGCTCGAGTTCCATCTCCTTAAACAACACACGAACAACACCCCTTACATTTGTCATCACTGTTCTCGAGGATTCTTCCGCACTTGTGACCTTTCTCGTCATTTAAGAGTCAGCCACATGGATCTCCAATTGAAAGAaccattaaataaaactgtttacTAA
- the LOC106135727 gene encoding N-alpha-acetyltransferase 38-B, NatC auxiliary subunit isoform X2: MTDFEQSEPIRPSDSQKDVDFTDGKAKLRKWLNMNFRIEMTDGRVLIGVFLCTDRDANVILGACSEYLKNSGGEMEEPRVLGLVMVPGRHIVSIQIDDTTPPPKYYYDE, translated from the exons ATGACTGACTTTGAGCAATCAGAACCAATCCGGCCCAGCGATTCCCAAAAA GATGTGGACTTCACAGATGGGAAGGCGAAGCTTCGAAAGTGGCTCAATATGAACTTCAGGATTGAAATGACTGATGGTCGCGTGCTTATCGGAGTCTTCCTCTGCACAGATAGAGATGCTAATGTTATTTTGG GGGCCTGTTCAGAGTATCTCAAAAACAGTGGAGGGGAGATGGAGGAACCCAGGGTACTAGGACTAGTGATGGTGCCTGGTCGTCACATTGTGTCCATTCAGATTGATGATACTACTCCACCGccgaaatattattatgatgaatga
- the LOC106135727 gene encoding N-alpha-acetyltransferase 38-B, NatC auxiliary subunit isoform X1, protein MFQCFISKLKKSKIFKGKTLIPWIDSILHIDSKYRYFGLDNPPSLKFLYLYLVCDPCGQGTSINIMTDFEQSEPIRPSDSQKDVDFTDGKAKLRKWLNMNFRIEMTDGRVLIGVFLCTDRDANVILGACSEYLKNSGGEMEEPRVLGLVMVPGRHIVSIQIDDTTPPPKYYYDE, encoded by the exons ATGTTCCAATGCTTCATatctaaacttaaaaaatctaaGATTTTCAAGGGTAAAACATTGATTCCCTGGATTGATTCTATACTGCACATCGATTcaaaatatcgatattttgGGCTTGATAATCCGCCATCCCTAAAGTTCTTGTAtctctatttagtttgtgaTCCTTGCGGCCAG GGAACTTCCATAAACATTATGACTGACTTTGAGCAATCAGAACCAATCCGGCCCAGCGATTCCCAAAAA GATGTGGACTTCACAGATGGGAAGGCGAAGCTTCGAAAGTGGCTCAATATGAACTTCAGGATTGAAATGACTGATGGTCGCGTGCTTATCGGAGTCTTCCTCTGCACAGATAGAGATGCTAATGTTATTTTGG GGGCCTGTTCAGAGTATCTCAAAAACAGTGGAGGGGAGATGGAGGAACCCAGGGTACTAGGACTAGTGATGGTGCCTGGTCGTCACATTGTGTCCATTCAGATTGATGATACTACTCCACCGccgaaatattattatgatgaatga